The following are from one region of the Anaeropeptidivorans aminofermentans genome:
- a CDS encoding FAD-binding protein, with protein sequence MYDIVIVGAGPAGATLARLIGSKYKVLLIDKRDMENENPKKIKNKCCGGLLAPDAQKMIAQLGLGIPKDILVNPQLFAVRTLDLNNNLERLYQRFYFNMDRDKFDQWLISIIPNEVDKRLNAYFKSFTEISGGYEISYIYNGQEILAKTKIIVGADGASSKIRKLIAEDISSPEKYISIQEWYECTEYTPYFTAIFDEEISDFYSWVIPKDNYLLLGSALRPREDTWNKYNLLKAKLIKLGFTFENKFKTEGAYINRPKRGSQLYGGKDNIALVGEAAGAISPSSAEGISYALKSSLYLAQSLEEGIDGFLDRYNQRIKGIRLNLLIKNLKSPAMYNPFLRQLAMKSGLQSIR encoded by the coding sequence ATGTATGATATTGTAATCGTAGGGGCGGGACCTGCAGGGGCTACCCTTGCACGGCTTATAGGAAGTAAATATAAGGTTTTATTAATAGATAAACGTGACATGGAAAATGAGAATCCAAAGAAAATAAAAAATAAATGCTGCGGAGGACTATTGGCCCCTGATGCACAGAAAATGATTGCGCAGCTGGGGTTGGGGATACCGAAAGATATTCTGGTTAATCCGCAGCTTTTTGCTGTAAGAACCCTTGATTTAAACAATAATCTGGAGAGGCTGTATCAGAGATTTTATTTTAATATGGATAGGGATAAATTTGATCAATGGCTGATTTCTATAATTCCAAATGAGGTTGATAAAAGATTAAACGCATATTTTAAAAGTTTTACTGAAATATCCGGCGGGTATGAAATCAGCTACATTTATAACGGACAGGAAATACTTGCCAAGACGAAAATTATTGTAGGAGCCGACGGTGCTTCTTCTAAGATAAGAAAATTAATTGCTGAAGATATAAGCTCTCCTGAAAAGTACATTTCAATTCAGGAATGGTATGAATGCACAGAATATACGCCTTATTTTACAGCGATTTTTGATGAAGAAATAAGTGATTTTTATTCATGGGTTATACCAAAGGACAATTATTTATTATTAGGCTCGGCCCTTAGACCCAGAGAAGATACATGGAATAAGTATAATTTATTAAAGGCAAAGCTCATAAAACTGGGCTTTACTTTTGAAAATAAATTTAAAACAGAAGGGGCATATATTAATCGCCCTAAAAGGGGTTCCCAGCTCTACGGAGGAAAGGATAATATAGCCCTTGTAGGCGAAGCAGCAGGGGCAATCAGCCCAAGCTCAGCCGAAGGCATAAGCTATGCATTAAAAAGCTCCTTATATCTTGCCCAAAGCCTTGAAGAAGGAATCGATGGATTTTTAGACAGATACAATCAAAGGATAAAGGGCATCAGATTAAATTTACTCATAAAAAATTTAAAGTCTCCTGCTATGTATAATCCTTTTCTTAGGCAGCTTGCTATGAAATCAGGTTTACAAAGCATTCGATAA
- the pgeF gene encoding peptidoglycan editing factor PgeF, with the protein MKIRFEKGIKYITFEIFDRVDFVKHVFSTRVGGVSEGNCKSLNLAFSKEKKAENVYENYRRLCEVTGLSYEGISFSKQVHGTNIKVLDLEDKGQGFLKKSNLENADGYITNTPGIVLTAFYADCVPIYFVDPKNKAIGLSHAGWRGTADNIGAVTIKKMQETFGTNPEDLLCAIGPAIGKCCFEVDYPVAEEFYDKIRFAGEYIVKDEKRNKFNIDLKNINKRHLVEAGVQPENIEVAVMCTKCNPDLFYSHRFMGKDRGSMAAMIEIMER; encoded by the coding sequence ATGAAAATAAGATTTGAAAAGGGAATCAAATACATCACATTTGAAATTTTTGACAGAGTTGATTTTGTAAAGCATGTGTTTTCCACTAGAGTAGGCGGCGTGTCTGAAGGAAATTGCAAAAGTCTGAATCTTGCCTTTTCAAAAGAAAAGAAGGCAGAAAATGTATACGAAAATTATAGAAGGTTATGCGAGGTAACAGGTTTATCCTATGAGGGCATAAGCTTTTCAAAGCAGGTTCACGGTACGAATATAAAAGTTCTTGATTTGGAGGATAAGGGGCAGGGCTTTTTAAAGAAAAGCAATTTGGAAAATGCCGACGGCTATATTACAAATACCCCGGGAATCGTTCTTACAGCTTTTTATGCGGACTGTGTGCCTATTTATTTTGTGGATCCTAAAAATAAGGCCATCGGCCTTTCTCATGCAGGCTGGAGAGGAACTGCCGATAACATAGGGGCAGTTACAATTAAAAAAATGCAGGAAACTTTCGGAACAAATCCTGAAGACTTACTCTGTGCTATTGGTCCTGCCATAGGAAAATGCTGTTTTGAAGTAGATTATCCTGTTGCCGAGGAGTTTTACGACAAAATAAGATTTGCAGGCGAATATATTGTGAAAGATGAAAAAAGGAATAAATTTAATATTGATTTAAAGAATATAAATAAAAGGCATCTTGTGGAAGCAGGAGTTCAGCCTGAGAACATTGAAGTGGCAGTTATGTGTACAAAGTGCAACCCTGATTTGTTTTATTCTCACAGGTTTATGGGAAAGGACAGAGGCTCCATGGCTGCGATGATAGAAATAATGGAGAGATAA
- a CDS encoding ribonuclease HII yields MKPIAEIKDEFKDCQMQELKPLIMKYDNDERQGVKKLISGYKKKLDSYYEELVRLKEISLFENLYLENGYKYIAGIDEVGRGPLAGPVVACALIYPKDILIEGINDSKKLSEKRRNEIFWQLEKSASDVGMGIVEPDVIDEINILNATKLAMKYAVNNLKVKPDILLIDAVNIDGVDIEQKAIIKGDERSITIAGASIIAKVMRDEMMYKYAETYPQYGFDKNKGYGTKEHIEAIKKYGLTPIHRRSFVTNIL; encoded by the coding sequence ATGAAGCCGATTGCCGAAATAAAAGATGAGTTTAAGGACTGCCAGATGCAGGAGCTTAAACCTCTTATAATGAAATATGATAATGATGAAAGACAAGGTGTAAAAAAGCTTATATCAGGATATAAGAAAAAGCTTGATTCTTACTATGAAGAGCTTGTGAGATTGAAGGAAATAAGCTTATTTGAAAACCTTTATCTTGAAAACGGATATAAATACATAGCCGGCATAGATGAAGTCGGCAGGGGGCCTTTAGCAGGCCCTGTAGTGGCCTGCGCCCTTATATACCCCAAGGATATTTTAATAGAAGGAATAAACGATTCTAAAAAGCTCTCGGAAAAAAGGCGCAACGAAATTTTCTGGCAGCTGGAAAAAAGCGCTTCCGATGTCGGCATGGGCATCGTGGAGCCGGATGTTATAGATGAAATAAATATTTTAAATGCAACGAAGCTGGCAATGAAATATGCAGTCAATAATCTTAAAGTAAAGCCGGATATACTGCTTATTGATGCGGTAAATATAGACGGCGTGGATATTGAGCAAAAGGCCATCATAAAAGGCGACGAAAGGAGCATCACCATAGCGGGAGCTTCCATCATAGCCAAGGTAATGAGAGATGAAATGATGTATAAATATGCCGAAACTTACCCTCAGTACGGCTTTGATAAAAATAAAGGCTATGGGACGAAAGAGCATATTGAAGCCATTAAAAAATACGGTCTTACGCCTATACATAGAAGGTCCTTTGTTACGAATATATTGTAA
- a CDS encoding MerR family transcriptional regulator: MNTNEVANITGISVRTLHHYDKIGLLSPCRNPDNGYREYKDEDIDRLQQILFFKECGFSLANIIRLLSDPSFDREKAFSLQKKYLLYEKDRIEAMLETLDKTMKAMKGELIMTNKEKFGGFDMSNNPYEEEARSLWGDEAVDRSKAYVESMSKEEQEGIAEGMDRLFKELAKIRGEKPDSGIAQNAMEKMYQHFNRNFGYQYSLEAFAGVGELYISDSRFTENIDKYGTGLSEFLAEAMKIYAQSKK, encoded by the coding sequence ATGAATACGAACGAAGTAGCGAATATAACGGGAATCAGCGTGCGCACCCTTCATCATTATGACAAGATAGGGCTTTTAAGCCCTTGCCGTAATCCGGATAACGGCTATCGGGAGTATAAAGATGAGGATATAGACCGGCTTCAGCAAATCCTTTTTTTCAAGGAATGCGGATTTTCTCTTGCAAATATTATAAGGCTTTTAAGCGATCCTTCTTTTGACAGAGAAAAGGCCTTTTCTCTTCAAAAGAAATACTTACTTTATGAGAAAGACCGAATTGAAGCTATGCTTGAAACCTTAGATAAAACCATGAAAGCAATGAAAGGAGAATTAATTATGACGAATAAAGAAAAATTCGGCGGATTTGATATGAGCAATAACCCATATGAGGAAGAGGCAAGAAGCCTTTGGGGCGATGAAGCTGTAGATAGAAGCAAGGCCTATGTCGAGTCTATGTCTAAAGAAGAGCAGGAAGGAATTGCAGAAGGCATGGACCGTTTATTTAAAGAGCTTGCCAAAATAAGAGGAGAAAAACCTGATTCAGGGATTGCCCAAAACGCCATGGAAAAAATGTATCAACATTTTAACCGTAATTTTGGCTATCAGTACTCTCTCGAGGCATTTGCCGGGGTGGGAGAGCTCTATATTTCCGATAGCCGCTTTACAGAAAATATAGATAAATACGGCACGGGTCTATCAGAATTTCTTGCCGAAGCAATGAAAATTTATGCCCAGAGTAAAAAATAA
- a CDS encoding DUF512 domain-containing protein: protein MENDKNNMSAHQNVIIKVEPLSIAEEMGIEKGDILLAVNDSEIQDIFDYRYAIKDEYIEVLIEKHFGEEWLLEIEKDIDEDLGIVFESGLMDCAKSCKNKCIFCFIDQLPKGMRETLYFKDDDSRLSFLQGNYVTLTNMSEKDLDRIIFYHLSPINISVHATNPELRRFMLKNPNSEKLKYYMDKIAAGNIEMNYQVVLCNGINDGEHLDKTISDLSEYIPHGKSLSIVPVGISKYRDRLYPLTPFGKEDARKVIEQVNYWQKKIKEKHKTSFVYASDEFYLTAGYDFPEVDYYEDFPQIENGVGMAASFRNEFYNEIDKLRIVKQMEKISIVTGCAAEGLMKELCGEIQKRFGININVYAVNNDFFGHNITVSGLLTGNDIIKTLSGKDLGRKLLIPKNALKRDEDIFLDDISLMDMESSLNIKIESVENTGADFINAIFSK from the coding sequence TTGGAAAACGACAAGAATAATATGAGTGCTCATCAAAATGTCATCATAAAGGTTGAGCCTTTAAGCATCGCAGAAGAAATGGGCATAGAAAAAGGAGATATTCTTTTAGCCGTAAATGATAGTGAAATCCAAGATATTTTTGATTATAGATATGCCATAAAAGACGAGTATATAGAAGTTTTAATAGAAAAGCATTTTGGTGAAGAATGGCTTTTGGAAATAGAAAAAGACATTGATGAAGATTTGGGCATTGTTTTTGAATCCGGCCTTATGGACTGCGCCAAAAGCTGTAAGAATAAATGCATCTTCTGCTTTATAGACCAGCTTCCCAAGGGAATGAGAGAAACGCTTTATTTTAAAGATGATGATTCCAGGCTCTCCTTTTTACAGGGAAATTATGTCACCCTTACAAATATGAGCGAAAAGGATTTAGATCGGATTATATTTTATCATCTTTCACCTATTAATATATCCGTTCACGCAACAAATCCGGAGCTTAGAAGATTTATGCTAAAGAATCCCAATTCGGAAAAGCTTAAATATTACATGGATAAAATAGCTGCCGGAAATATTGAGATGAACTATCAGGTGGTTTTATGTAACGGCATAAACGACGGAGAGCATTTAGATAAAACCATATCGGATTTATCTGAATATATACCCCACGGAAAATCTCTTTCCATAGTGCCTGTAGGGATATCAAAATATAGGGATAGGCTTTATCCGCTTACGCCCTTTGGGAAAGAAGACGCAAGAAAAGTCATAGAGCAGGTAAATTACTGGCAGAAAAAAATCAAGGAAAAGCATAAGACAAGCTTCGTCTATGCTTCCGATGAATTTTATTTAACTGCCGGATACGATTTTCCGGAAGTGGACTATTATGAAGACTTTCCTCAGATAGAAAACGGGGTTGGCATGGCTGCTTCCTTTAGAAATGAGTTCTATAATGAAATTGATAAGCTTAGAATAGTAAAACAAATGGAAAAAATATCCATAGTTACAGGATGTGCCGCAGAAGGCTTAATGAAAGAGCTATGCGGCGAGATTCAAAAAAGGTTCGGCATTAATATAAATGTATATGCCGTAAATAATGATTTTTTTGGGCATAATATTACAGTCTCGGGGCTTTTAACAGGCAATGACATCATAAAAACCCTTTCAGGAAAAGACCTTGGAAGAAAGCTCCTGATACCTAAAAATGCCCTTAAAAGAGACGAAGATATTTTTCTTGATGATATAAGCCTTATGGATATGGAATCAAGCCTTAATATAAAAATAGAGTCAGTTGAAAATACAGGGGCAGATTTTATCAATGCCATATTTTCAAAATAG
- a CDS encoding RluA family pseudouridine synthase has translation MEVIYEDEYIVVVNKPFGMPVQKDLTEDTDVSSFLNEKYGEIYMINRIDRPVGGLVLFGKDKTSACALSKQIEGRAIEKKYLAVAKGRTEEKKEIKSYLLKNGRLNISKTVNKNTKNAKEAILNYRLLAYSSALDMSLLEISLETGRHHQIRVQMAGEGNYLIGDTKYGKKDYKYRNVALYSYYMKFNHPKTKELLEIRAPYPKEEPFSSFSISPDEVNV, from the coding sequence ATGGAAGTAATATATGAAGATGAATATATTGTTGTTGTAAATAAGCCTTTTGGCATGCCTGTACAGAAGGACCTGACGGAAGATACTGACGTATCATCTTTTCTTAATGAGAAATACGGTGAAATTTATATGATTAACCGTATTGACAGGCCTGTAGGCGGCCTTGTTCTTTTTGGAAAAGACAAAACTTCTGCCTGTGCGCTTTCAAAACAGATTGAGGGCCGGGCAATAGAAAAGAAATATCTGGCAGTAGCAAAAGGAAGAACGGAAGAAAAAAAGGAAATAAAATCTTATCTTTTAAAAAACGGAAGGCTTAATATTTCAAAGACAGTCAATAAAAACACTAAAAACGCAAAGGAAGCCATTTTAAATTACAGGCTTTTGGCGTATAGTTCGGCGCTTGATATGAGCCTTTTGGAAATATCCCTTGAAACAGGAAGGCATCATCAAATAAGGGTTCAAATGGCGGGAGAGGGGAATTATCTTATAGGGGATACCAAATACGGAAAGAAAGATTATAAATATAGAAATGTAGCTCTTTATTCCTATTATATGAAATTTAACCACCCTAAAACCAAAGAGCTGCTGGAGATTAGAGCCCCTTATCCTAAAGAAGAGCCTTTTTCAAGCTTTAGCATAAGTCCAGACGAGGTAAATGTATGA
- a CDS encoding YraN family protein, which yields MSLKINKGEAGELSAINYIKEKGYIIAERNYHSRYGEIDIIAKKDSLYVFIEVKYRKNTSYGYPREFVDARKQDKIRKTALTFISENNLPDGDFRFDVLEITGSFSNIEHIENAF from the coding sequence ATGTCCCTAAAAATAAATAAAGGGGAAGCAGGGGAGCTTTCGGCAATAAATTACATAAAAGAAAAAGGCTATATTATTGCAGAAAGAAATTATCATTCCCGTTACGGTGAAATCGATATTATAGCAAAAAAAGACAGCTTATATGTTTTTATAGAGGTTAAATACAGAAAAAACACCTCTTACGGCTATCCCAGGGAATTTGTGGATGCAAGAAAGCAGGATAAAATCCGTAAAACAGCCCTCACTTTTATTTCAGAAAATAATCTGCCTGATGGAGATTTCAGGTTTGACGTATTAGAAATAACAGGGAGCTTTAGTAATATAGAGCATATAGAAAATGCATTTTAG
- a CDS encoding EscU/YscU/HrcU family type III secretion system export apparatus switch protein: protein MFSNKNINKQKKAVAVKYSPKDIAPKVIAQGKGYVAEKIIDKADSEKIPVIEDKALAEDLMNIDLGDYIPPELYEAVAQILVFITRLDKAGDKKYVPKNK, encoded by the coding sequence ATGTTTTCAAATAAAAATATAAATAAGCAAAAAAAGGCCGTTGCCGTTAAATATTCCCCTAAGGATATAGCACCCAAGGTAATTGCTCAAGGTAAAGGATATGTGGCGGAAAAAATAATCGACAAGGCCGATAGTGAAAAAATCCCTGTCATAGAAGATAAGGCCCTTGCAGAAGACCTTATGAACATTGATTTGGGGGATTATATTCCGCCTGAGCTTTATGAAGCTGTGGCTCAGATTCTTGTGTTTATTACCCGTCTGGATAAAGCAGGTGATAAGAAATATGTCCCTAAAAATAAATAA
- a CDS encoding uracil-DNA glycosylase family protein, with protein MKNLTGNLQLSVLHSDYDKLQLLYGAKELNSIYGAGCIYEPDIMFIFMNPTGRNIASSKEWKGIRAPWIGTKNIWKLLFKVGLLTEETYFHIANLKPKEWDYEFAYKLYQKLSRKRVYITNLGKCTQIDAKPIAAQIYREYLPLLEKEIAMLKPKNIIAFGNQVSSILLGKSISVSRCRGRYFMKEIDEISYPVFPVYYPVGQGMRNISIAIEDIKDIMPRVK; from the coding sequence TTGAAGAATTTGACGGGCAATCTGCAATTATCGGTTCTGCATTCTGATTATGACAAATTACAATTATTGTATGGGGCGAAAGAGCTAAACAGTATTTACGGGGCCGGCTGTATTTATGAACCGGATATAATGTTTATTTTTATGAATCCTACAGGGAGAAATATAGCATCTTCAAAGGAATGGAAAGGAATAAGAGCCCCGTGGATAGGAACGAAAAATATATGGAAATTGCTTTTTAAAGTTGGCTTATTAACCGAAGAAACCTACTTTCACATTGCAAATCTTAAGCCGAAAGAATGGGATTATGAATTTGCATATAAGCTTTATCAAAAGCTTTCCCGCAAAAGAGTTTATATTACTAATTTAGGAAAATGCACCCAAATTGATGCAAAGCCTATTGCCGCTCAAATTTATAGGGAGTACCTTCCCTTATTAGAAAAAGAAATAGCTATGCTTAAACCTAAGAATATTATAGCTTTCGGCAATCAAGTAAGCTCTATTTTATTGGGAAAGTCCATTTCCGTATCTAGATGCAGAGGGCGATATTTTATGAAAGAAATAGATGAAATAAGCTACCCGGTTTTCCCAGTTTATTATCCTGTAGGACAGGGCATGCGGAATATAAGCATAGCAATAGAAGATATTAAAGATATAATGCCTCGGGTAAAATAG